The proteins below are encoded in one region of Oncorhynchus gorbuscha isolate QuinsamMale2020 ecotype Even-year linkage group LG01, OgorEven_v1.0, whole genome shotgun sequence:
- the LOC124038173 gene encoding kelch-like protein 25 isoform X2 codes for MSVTVHENRKSRTSTGSMNISLFHKPSHPDSVLTHLNTLRKQCMFTDVTLWAGDRSFPCHRAVLAACSRYFEAMFSGGLRESLDNEVNFRDSVHPEVLELLLDFAYSSRVIINEENAESLLEAGDMLQFHDIRDAAAEFLEKNLHSSNCLGMMLLSDAHQCKRLYELSWRMCLVHFEAVRDTEDFYGLNKDKLLDLILSDELEIEDEQIVFNAVMRWVRYDLDGRRDYLPELLRGIRLALLPSECLIEAVACEELVMSDKRSRQIVEEAMQCKKKILQNDGVVTSPCARPRKAGHTLLILGGQTFMCDKIYQVDHKAKEIIPKSDLPSPRKEFSACAIGCKVYVTGGRGSENGVSKDVWIYDTVHEEWSKGAPMLIARFGHGSAELENCLYVVGGHTAIAGVFPASPSVSLKQVERYDPLTNKWTMMAPLRDGVSNAAVVSAKLKLFVFGGTTIHRDKASKVQCYDPLGNRWAIAAECPQPWRYTAAAVLGSQIFIMGGDTEFTAASAYRFDCETNQWSRVGDMTSKRMSCHAVASGNKLYVVGGYFGTQRCKTLDCYDPTSDSWNSITTVPYSLIPTAFVSTWKHLPA; via the coding sequence AATGCATGTTCACTGATGTGACACTGTGGGCGGGGGACCGCTCCTTCCCCTGCCATCGGGCCGTACTAGCTGCATGCAGCCGCTACTTTGAGGCCATGTTCAGTGGAGGCTTGAGGGAGAGCCTGGACAATGAGGTGAACTTCAGAGACAGTGTGCATCCAGAGGTGCTGGAGCTGCTGCTTGACTTTGCCTACTCATCACGCGTCATCATCAATGAGGAGAACGCAGAGTCGTTACTCGAAGCGGGAGACATGCTGCAGTTCCACGACATCCGAGACGCTGCCGCAGAGTTCCTGGAGAAGAACCTGCACTCGTCCAACTGCCTGGGCATGATGCTGCTGTCCGACGCCCACCAGTGCAAACGGCTATATGAGCTCTCCTGGAGGATGTGCCTGGTGCACTTTGAGGCGGTGCGGGACACGGAGGACTTCTACGGCCTCAACAAGGACAAGCTGCTGGACCTGATCCTCAGTGACGAGCTGGAGATCGAGGATGAGCAGATCGTGTTCAATGCTGTGATGCGCTGGGTGCGATATGACCTGGATGGCCGTAGAGACTACCTCCCTGAGCTGCTGCGGGGCATCCGCCTGGCCCTGCTGCCCTCTGAGTGTCTGATCGAGGCGGTGGCCTGCGAGGAGCTGGTGATGTCAGACAAGAGGAGCCGGCAGATCGTGGAGGAGGCCATGCAGTGCAAGAAGAAAATTCTGCAGAACGATGGGGTGGTCACCAGCCCCTGTGCCCGACCCCGCAAGGCAGGACACACACTGCTCATCCTGGGAGGACAGACCTTCATGTGTGATAAGATCTACCAGGTGGACCACAAAGCCAAGGAGATCATCCCCAAATCTGACCTGCCCAGCCCCAGGAAGGAGTTCAGTGCCTGTGCCATTGGGTGTAAGGTCTACGTGACTGGGGGGAGGGGTTCTGAGAACGGGGTGTCTAAGGATGTTTGGATCTATGACACGGTCCACGAGGAGTGGTCTAAAGGAGCACCCATGTTGATAGCACGTTTCGGCCATGGCTCTGCTGAACTGGAGAACTGCCTGTATGTGGTGGGCGGCCACACTGCCATAGCAGGTGtcttccctgcctccccctctgtctccctcaaaCAGGTAGAGCGGTATGACCCGCTTACAAACAAATGGACCATGATGGCGCCACTTCGAGACGGTGTTAGCAATGCAGCCGTGGTCAGCGCCAAGCTGAAGCTGTTTGTATTTGGTGGCAccaccatccacagagacaaggCCTCCAAGGTGCAGTGCTATGACCCTCTAGGGAACCGTTGGGCCATCGCAGCAGAGTGTCCGCAGCCGTGGAGATACACGGCCGCCGCTGTTCTAGGCAGTCAGATCTTTATCATGGGCGGAGACACGGAGTTCACCGCCGCCTCTGCCTACCGCTTTGACTGTGAGACCAACCAGTGGTCTCGTGTTGGGGACATGACTTCTAAAAGAATGAGCTGCCATGCTGTGGCCTCTGGAAACAAACTGTACGTGGTGGGGGGCTACTTTGGGACGCAGCGTTGCAAGACGCTAGACTGTTATGACCCCACATCCGATAGCTGGAACAGTATAACCACAGTGCCTTACTCACTAATTCCTACTGCGTTCGTAAGCACCTGGAAACATCTACCAGCCTAG